From one Flavobacteriales bacterium genomic stretch:
- a CDS encoding DUF1573 domain-containing protein gives MKRFLACIVLLVAAIRADAQSIEQWTQWGDAAMARGEHYGATRFYDGALAIDGGRMGLQWKQAEACRLSHQYDRAATFYERVQKKDQGRTYKDALHWLGEMQLSISDYDAAERTWNKVLQKEKDKSTVLAKRAENALIGCGLSRTLRLDSLIALEHLPQPVNTYDSEFGSRIGPDSTLYFASLRGKLNKQGEVEDTAAYRTVIMRHGAKGPEPMPAPVNGPGENANIAWSLDGQWVLFTRCEGICRIHLAPVDPAGRIGEARLLEGIGDDASSTQPMIAWWDGREMLLFATDRTGGAGGWDIWMAEFHNGSVRNLSALDRFVNSPGNERSPWYDEASRMLWFSSDFHPGLGGYDIFRSTWGADVFSHPINAGPPINSPANDLYPAIYPARGEFWLTSNRIGSFANKGETCCNDLYRFRLPTDREQAETPFAALQENDVQEPKTPAERLISFARAFPVKLYFHNDDPEPRSWATTTSQTYDDCYARYKELTAEYERETADAAGVHRFYSEEVDGGWRALAELEGIIFPVLEEGRSITLEVRGHASPLARTDYNRNLSMRRIESLRNHLRVVDGGRFIPYLDGNKANGARLTVKELPFGEERSATGVSDDLRDTQRSVHSVAAMTERRIEVVGIGMETRTTTNMGVRIAKHVGMLRQDEVRTVPYTLVNTGSTPMKLLRADADCGCTTAELPDRTLAPGESAVVEVTFNGRAIIGPLLRLVYVETDGDPFRFELVLEGVVE, from the coding sequence ATGAAGCGATTCTTGGCGTGCATCGTCCTGCTCGTCGCAGCAATCCGGGCGGATGCGCAGAGCATTGAGCAATGGACCCAATGGGGCGATGCCGCCATGGCACGCGGCGAGCATTACGGTGCCACGCGCTTCTACGATGGGGCGCTGGCGATCGACGGCGGACGCATGGGCTTGCAATGGAAGCAGGCGGAGGCTTGCCGATTGAGCCATCAGTACGACCGTGCGGCCACGTTCTATGAGCGCGTGCAGAAGAAGGATCAGGGCCGCACCTACAAAGACGCGCTGCACTGGCTCGGCGAGATGCAGCTGAGCATAAGCGACTACGATGCCGCAGAACGCACCTGGAACAAGGTGCTGCAGAAGGAGAAGGACAAATCGACCGTGCTGGCCAAGCGCGCGGAGAATGCACTCATCGGCTGCGGGCTCTCGCGCACCTTGAGGCTGGACAGCTTGATCGCGTTGGAGCACCTGCCGCAGCCCGTGAACACCTACGACAGTGAGTTCGGGTCGCGAATCGGTCCTGATTCCACGCTGTACTTCGCCAGCCTGCGCGGCAAACTGAACAAGCAAGGCGAAGTGGAGGACACCGCCGCATACCGCACCGTGATCATGCGCCATGGCGCGAAAGGACCAGAACCCATGCCTGCACCGGTGAACGGCCCCGGCGAGAACGCGAACATCGCATGGAGCCTCGATGGGCAATGGGTCCTCTTCACGCGATGCGAAGGCATCTGCCGCATCCATCTCGCGCCGGTTGATCCGGCTGGGCGCATCGGAGAAGCCCGTCTATTGGAAGGTATCGGTGACGACGCGAGCAGCACGCAACCCATGATCGCCTGGTGGGACGGGCGCGAAATGCTGCTCTTCGCGACCGACAGGACCGGCGGTGCAGGCGGCTGGGACATTTGGATGGCCGAGTTTCACAACGGCAGCGTGCGCAACCTCTCAGCGCTCGATCGCTTCGTGAATTCTCCGGGCAACGAGCGCAGCCCTTGGTACGATGAGGCCTCCCGCATGCTCTGGTTCAGCAGTGATTTCCATCCCGGCCTTGGCGGCTACGACATCTTCCGCAGCACCTGGGGAGCCGATGTCTTCAGCCATCCGATCAACGCAGGGCCGCCGATCAACAGCCCGGCCAACGACCTCTATCCCGCCATCTATCCTGCACGCGGTGAATTCTGGCTCACCAGCAACCGCATAGGATCCTTCGCCAATAAGGGCGAGACCTGCTGCAACGACCTCTATCGTTTCCGCCTGCCCACCGACCGCGAACAAGCGGAGACGCCCTTCGCCGCACTGCAAGAGAATGACGTTCAGGAACCGAAAACACCAGCGGAGAGGCTCATCTCCTTCGCGCGCGCCTTCCCGGTGAAGCTCTACTTCCACAACGACGATCCGGAGCCGCGCTCCTGGGCCACCACCACTTCGCAGACCTACGATGATTGTTATGCACGCTACAAGGAGCTGACGGCCGAGTACGAGCGTGAGACGGCTGATGCCGCAGGCGTGCATCGCTTCTATTCGGAGGAAGTCGATGGCGGGTGGCGGGCGCTGGCCGAACTGGAAGGCATCATCTTCCCCGTGCTCGAAGAAGGACGCAGCATCACGCTCGAGGTGCGCGGCCACGCCAGCCCCTTGGCGCGAACCGACTACAACCGGAACCTGAGCATGCGCCGCATCGAGAGCCTGCGCAATCACTTGCGCGTGGTGGATGGCGGCCGATTCATCCCATACCTCGATGGCAACAAGGCCAATGGCGCGCGGCTTACAGTGAAAGAGCTACCCTTCGGCGAGGAGCGGTCGGCCACTGGCGTGAGCGATGACCTGCGCGATACGCAGCGAAGCGTCCACAGCGTGGCCGCCATGACCGAGCGCCGCATCGAAGTGGTGGGCATCGGCATGGAGACACGCACGACGACGAACATGGGCGTGCGAATCGCAAAGCACGTGGGCATGCTGCGGCAGGATGAAGTGCGCACGGTGCCCTACACGCTGGTGAACACCGGATCAACGCCCATGAAGCTCCTGCGCGCCGATGCCGATTGCGGATGCACGACCGCCGAGCTGCCCGATCGGACGCTCGCGCCCGGCGAGAGCGCGGTGGTGGAGGTCACCTTCAATGGCCGTGCGATCATCGGCCCCCTGCTGCGCCTCGTGTACGTAGAGACGGATGGCGACCCATTCCGTTTCGAGCTGGTGCTGGAAGGCGTGGTGGAGTGA